A segment of the Candidatus Protochlamydia naegleriophila genome:
TCCATTTCAATATTAGCTCCATCCCGGGTTCCAATCGTGAGAGCCCCATTGATAGCCATCTTCATGTTGCCGGTTCCCGAAGCCTCGGTGCCAGCAGTTGAGATTTGCTCGGACAGATCGCTCGCCGGAATGACTATCTCGGCCTTTGTCACGTTGTAGTTCTCGAGATAGACAACTTTTAAAAAGCCTGCAACGGCCGGATCATGATTGACCTTTCTTGCAATGCAATATATCAATCTAATGATGTCTTTAGCCGTTTCATAGCCGGCCGCGGCCTTGCCTCCGATGATGGCTGTCCGTTTAATGCGCTCATGATTTGGATTCTGGATAAGCTCTTGGTACAGCATAATTAAATGCAGCGCATTCATGAGCTGTCTCTTGTATTCGTGAATGCGCTTCACCTGCACGTCGAATAGCGAATCGACATCGATTAACGGGGGCGGCAAGACCCGCGCCCCTGTCGCATCGCGTAGACGGTTATCTCGATTCAGATAGTCTATAAAAGCCAGTTTATTCTTTTTCTTGATCGCCAAAAATTCATCTTGGGAGTCAGGATCATTGGCAAAATAGGCCAATTCTTTAATCGTCAAGAAATCAGTGATCCATTTATCTCCAATGCGATGGGTGATAAATTTAGCAAGCTCTGGATTGCATTCCAACAACCAACGTCTTTGCGTAACCCCATTAGTAATATTAACGAATTTATCCGGAAAAAATTCGTAGAAATCTTTAAAAACAGAATTTTTTAAAATTTCGGTATGCAATTTGGCCACACCATTGACCTTGTGCGATCCAACAATCGCCAAGTTAGCCATGCGGACCTTTCCATTCTCTATGATCGATAGGCGGCGGATGCGCTCTTCATCTTCCGGATAACGCGCTCTCACTGCATTGCAGAAATCTTGATTGAGCCTTTCAATGATCCTGTACTGGCGCGGCAATAAATAATAGAAAAGAGTGCGGTCCCATTGCTCCAACGCTTCGCTCAAGATTGTATGATTGGTATACCCGGTACAGGCTTGCGTGATCTCTACCGCCATCTTCCATGGCAAATCATGATCTTTTGTTAGAATGCGTATGAGCTCGGCAATGACTAAAGAGGGATGAGTATCATTAATTTGAATACGTACCTTATCGGCAAACTGGCGGAAATTCTCATAATGCACAAGGTGGTGCCGCACAATGTCTTGGATAGAGGCCGATACCAGCAGAAACTCTTGCTTCAAGCGGATACGCTTACCAATATCGGTATTGTCGCTCGGATATAACACATCGGTTAACGTTGTATTTTCAGCCGCCTGATCCAAACGTCCCGCATTATAGCGCTGCAGTAAAAAGTTGCGCGGCGAGTCCTTGGTCGACCAGAGGCGCAAAGTCACGACTGAGAAGTCGGAATTTTTACTATAACCGACAATGGGGATATCGTAAGGCAACGCCCCTACTTCCTCAGAGTCTTTTAATTCCAAAATTTCATCGCCATGGATGTTGTAAGAGGTTTGAGGCGTCCCGCAAAACTTGACGTGCACACGTCTTTGATCGCGCCGAAATTCCCAAGGATCTTCGTTCAAAAGCCAGCAATCAGGCGCCTCGACTTGAACTCCATCCCACAACTGCTGCTCAAAAATCCCATACTGGTAACGCAGACCGTAGGCCTGGGCCGGATAGTGGTGCGTCGCTAATGAGTCGAGAAGGCAAGAAGCCAAGCGCCCCAAGCCTCCGTTGCCGAGACCTGGATCGTCTTCTTGTTCAACAATATCGCGCACACTGCGATTCATCTTCTGCAAAACAAGTTTGACCACGTCTTTCGAACAGAGATTGGTGACGTTGTTGACAAAGAGACGCCCCGGCAAATATTCCATAGATAAATAATAGATTTGACGAGCATTTTTTTTAGCAATCGTGCGGGCAGTCGCCTGCCAGTTAATCATCGTTTCTTCACGGATTGCATAGCACAAGGCTCGGTAAAACTCGTTGGAATTTGCCTCTTCCGCCGTCCTGCCGATCGTGCTGATTAAATAGGATTTGACTTTTCGGATTAACTCCTCGGCTAATAAATCGATATTAACTGTACTCATGAATGACCTCGTTACAATCGGCTGTGAACTTTCTACTACCCAAAATTTTAATTTACCATATAATGCATTTTTTTTATGTATATCATCGAGTATGAAGGTAAGAAGATGCAGCATCATTATTGGTTCATTTGTCACGGAATATTGGCCTTATTTACCGGACTCATGCTATATGTGACCTATGTGGCCTTTTCACGCCACTCGGGCTCAACTGGCTTGGATATGGCTCACATTCAAAAAGTTCGCTATGAGGCTCAACAAGCACGCCAAACCCCACCTCGATCCTTCCCTACAACGACTTCGTCACTATGACTTTATTTTTCACGCTGTTACCCCTCTATCTCTTTGGGAATATTCATTGCCTGGGGATGTGCGGTCCGCTTGTCATGATGCTTGGTAAACATCGCTACCGCTTTCTCTATTTTGGGGGACGCATTCTTTCGTTTAGCCTTGCAGGTTTACTGGCAGGAGAAGCTGGCGCCGTGGTGCAGGTCTTTCTCAAAGAGTATCATCTTGCCGAAATCATCAGCCTCATTTGTGGTCTGTTGATCATCTATTGGGGATTCAGCCTATTATTTCATTGGAAGTTTTTTAAAGGAATGGCACAGTGGAAATCATTGGCAGGCTTAAATAAAACCTTATCCTCACTGCTTTTAAAGGATACGAGCGGATCAACTTTTTTGTTTGGTTTTTTGACCGTTTTACTACCCTGCGGCCAGACACTCGTCGTCTTTTCTGCATGTGCCCTGGTAGGAGATGGCGCCATCGGCCTGTTCAATGGCTTTGCGTTTGCCCTGTTGACAACCCCTTCACTGATCCTGGCCATGCATGCTTATACATTTTTCGGCAAACTTAAACGCCATGCGAATACAGTTTTAGGAATCAGTTCGATCGCGGTCGGCATTTTGGCCTGCTGCCGAGGTTTAGCCGAAATGGGATGGATTTCCCACCTGATTCTGAACCCAGATTCTCCAACCCTTTATCATATAGTGATTTTCTAATGAATAAAGAGCCTATTAGTTTATACATTTTCCGCTTTGTCTTAGGGCTTGGCCTATTTGCCTTCATGGCTATGCTCTATTGGTCTTCGGCCTTGATCGAAGACCAACTGAAATTTTTGCGATCGGACCTCCTCCAAGTCAAAAATGATATCTTTTTACTCCGGACAGAAACAGAAAAAATCAGAACCGATGTCTTAAAGAGTCTGCTCGAACAGCGCCCCGCTACTATCTATTCCCCTTTGCAGCCCACTGCCCAGCCACTGGCGAAATCTACTGAGACAGGCCTTTCAACAAACCTTCTCAAACCCGATTTCTTTTACGAAAACACTCTTCCTAAGCTATTGGGAGCAGATTTCATTCCCCATGGAGTGCGCAAAGAAGGCTCTTTAGGCAAGCCTGAACACCTTCTTCCTTTCGGCAAATGGGTTCAAGTCGCCAATTGGAATGGTTTATGCACGACAGGCTTAGCTTCACAAGAGGTTGGCAAATACGAAACCCTAACCCCAGATATGGCAGAGAAGATGGAACTGCGTCAAAATGCAAAAGGAGAGCCTGAATATTGGCTATTCTTACGCAAGGATGTTTTCTGGGCTCCTCTTCAACAAAATCACTTTGCCGATAGCGTTGTCCTCGCCCCTCATTTTTTGCATCGTCATCCAGTAACGGCCCATGATTTTAAGTTTTTCTTCGATGCGGTCATGAACCCAAGCATTGAAGAGGCGCAGGCTATTTCCCTAAGAACCTATTTTAGCGACATCGAAGAGGTTCGCGTCATTGATGATTACACATTAGTTGTCCGTTGGAAAACAGAAATGATTGCCAATGAAAAAGGGGAAAGCGAGCCTAAAATGAAATATTTGTCCAAATCGCTGACCGGCTCTTTGCGTCCGCTTGCCTCCTTTGTCTACAAATACTTTGCCGATGGCACCAAAATCATTGAAGATGACTCCAATCCAGAAACCTACCGCATCAATTCCATCTGGGCCCAAAACTTTTCCCACCATTGGGCCAAAAATGTGATCGTTAGCTGCGGTGCCTGGCTCTTCGATGGAATAACGGACAGAGAAATTCGCTTCAAACGCAATAACGACTATTTTGACCCCCATGCAGCTTTAACGGAAGCTTATGAAATCAAGCTCAAAGACTCATTCGATGGAATCTGGGAAGAATTCAAAGCAGGATCACTGGATCTTTACGAAGTTCCTCCCAATCAGCAGTCTGAGCTGGATCGCTTTTTACAAAGTATGCCTTATGCCGCGCAAAAGCAGAAAGGGCTCGGAATTAAACTTCTGGAGTTCATTGGCCGCAGCTATACGTATATAGGCTGGAATCAGGCAAACCCCCTTTTCAAAAGCAAAAAAGTGCGCCAAGCACTTACCATGGCCATAGACCGGGACAGAATCATCCGGCAAAACCTGAATGGAATGGGCGTGCAGACAACAGGCACTTTTTTCCGCTTTTCTCCCTCTTACGACGAAAGCATCCAACCTTATCCCTTTAATCCACAAAAAGCTTTGCAGCTGCTGCATGAAGAAGGTTGGTACGATAGCACGGGAACGGGGGTATTGGATAAGGTCATCAATGGCCAAAGAGTTCCCTTTCAATTTACACTTACCTACTTCGTCAAAAACCAAACCACGAAATCGATTTGCGAATATATAACGACCGCTTTAAAAGAGATCGGAATCAGCTGTAAAATGGATGGAGTAGACCTTGCCGACTTATCAGCGGCAACCGATGATAAGAGCTTCGATGCCCTTTACCTTGCTTGGTCGCTTGGCACTCCTCCCGAGGACCCAAGGCAGCTTTGGTACTCGACAGGAGCCAAAGAGAAAGGATCTTCTAATTTTGTCGGCTTTGCCAATAAAGAAGTCGACCAAATCATCGATCAACTGACCTATGAATATGATTCCAAAAAGCGCATCGAGCTTTACCATCGCTTCAACCGCATTATCTACGATGAAGCCCCCTATACCTTTCTCTATACGCCAAAAACGCTGTTGGCTTATCGCGATTACATGCAAAACGTCTTCATTCCAGCCGACAGGCAGGATTTAATTCCTGAAGCCAATGTCGGAGAACCCATTTCCAGCCTCTTTTGGATCGATGATAAACGAGGCCTCGAGAATCAAAAGAAGTAAACAGGGATAAACGATGTGGAACTATGTCATAAGACGCCTGATTCTTCTTCCCTTTACTCTCTTTTGCATTGTACTCGTCAACTTTGCCATCATCAATTTAGCGCCAGGCGATCCCGTTTCGTTCACTGAAGTGTCTTCAGAAGGCCAGGCAAGCAAAAGGGAAGACCGCTCAGTCGCCTTTAGCGGCGATGAGCGCTATTTGCAATTCCGCGAATTTTATGGATTAACCCTACCCATTCTCTATAATGACTGGTCCTCCCTGTCAATGTCATATGTTGAAACAACTCTTTGGCAGCTAGTCAATAAACGGGAAACGGCGGAAAGTAAAGAAGAAATGCCCGTTAAAGAATATGATGCTTTACGCGTCGCATTTGGGGATCAGTCTCGCTTCATCATGCCTCATTTAGTGACCATCATCGAAGACCCTAAAACTCCAGCTGCCATTAGGCAGCTCGCAGCCCATTTTTTTGTAAGAGGCGGATCAAGGCAGGGCTTCATTGGATCAAACTTGACGCCTGAACAAAAGGCGTGGAACAAACGAGTAGCAGAAGACAACTTATTGTTGCGCTCCCTTCCCTGGCGCTCAACCGCATCAAAAGAAGAAATCGACGAAAAAGTGCAGAAAATTCAAAGGTGGTATGCAGCTAATAAGGCCTTTTATCACCTGGATCCATCAGGCAAAGAAAAAACAGCCATTTTTTTCTTCGAGACGCGCTTTACAAAATACATGAACCGCATTCTTCACCTCGACTTTGGAACGCTTCGCAACGATTCGAGCAAAACGGTTCTAAGCGAAGTTGTCAAACGGTTCAAATACTCTTTGACGCTTGCCATTATCCCCATGTTCATTACTTTCATACTCTGCCAGTTTTTTGGATTTTTAATGGCTTATAAACAACGGCAATGGCCAGACTATACCCTTAATCTATTTTTCCTCGTCCTCTACGCCATTCCGGTCTTTGTCGTCGCTCCCTTCCTCATTGAAAAAGTCGCTCTCCACAATACCTTTCCCTTTACCAATATCCCCATCCCCATCAGCGGCTTTACCAATCCCGACCGCATCTACAACCAAGAAACCTCTTATCAAAGGCTATTTGACATTTTGCAGCACATTGCCTTACCCATCCTCGCCATCATGTACGGAAGCTTAGCCGCCCAATCTAGGCTTTCACGCACAGCCGTATTAGAGGTTTTAAGGCAAGATTACATCCGCACCGCAAGAGCCAAGGGAGTGGCCCCTTCCCTTATCTTATTTAAACACGTCGGACGCAACGCCGCCATTACCATCGTTACCTCCTTAGCAGGATCGCTTGGAGTCATCCTTGGCGGCTCTTTGATAGTGGAGACATTGTTTGACATCAACGGATTCGGTAAGTTTTTTTATGACGCCATCCTAAACCGCGACTACAACGTGATCATGTTTTCCGCTCTTGCAGGCTCTTTCCTGACTCTTTTAGGATACTTGGTTGCCGATTTAGCCTACATGTGGCTTGACCCACGCATTACTTTGGATTAAAAATGAAGCATAAACACTCTTCTTCAACCTACTGGCAAATTGTCTGGAAACAATTTAGCCGCAGTCGATTGGCACTCTTTGCCCTAGCTATTGTTTGTTTATTCTGCCTGGTTGGCATCTACGCCCCTTTCTTAGCATCCAGTAAGCCTTTGATGGTCCGCTTTGATGGACAATGGTATTTCCCTCTTTTCCGCTATTTGTTTTTTCCTGGATTTTTCACAAAGCCTCTCGATCTTTTTTACAATCTGCTCATTTTCACCTTTCCCCTCTTCCTCCTGGCTTTGATCACCCTCAAAAATCACCCTCGAAGCTGCTTTTGGACCTTAGTGGCTCTTTTAAGCATTCAAGGACTTTTATTTGGAATGATTCTTTCCAGGACGCCTCAAGATCCAGCCGCTAGTCCGGAGCTCAATTATGCCAAACAAATGCAGATTCAAAGGCGGCTTGCAGCGGAAAGGCAAAGCCCCCTCCTAACTCATCCTCTTTTGCCTAGCTGGGAGCGAGAACTCTCCTACATGACACCTTATGCCAAACTCAATTTGATTTTGCGCTACCAACAAAGAGAGGCTCAAGATAGACGTCTACAGCGCTTTGAAGCATCCTATGTCAAAGAGGCACAAAATAGGGGAAAAACGACCAGCTTGCCAACTCTTTGGCGGCAAGACTTGCTCCATGCAGAAGCCGATGAAGCTCGCCAAAAAGCTGTTATCGAGCAAAATCAAGCCTCTTATGCTAAAGCTAAAGCCCTATACGCTCTCTTTGCAGATCAGTGTCACAAAAGTGCACCCTCTGACAAGTATCAGCCGCTGGTAAAGTGCGATTATTTAATGAAGCTCTCTCAACAAGACAACGAGAGCTTTTTAGAAGCAAAGCGTACCGTCGATGCTTTTGAAAAAGCACAAGCACAGCTTGCCTACTTACACGATCGCAGCTCGTGG
Coding sequences within it:
- a CDS encoding glycogen/starch/alpha-glucan phosphorylase — encoded protein: MSTVNIDLLAEELIRKVKSYLISTIGRTAEEANSNEFYRALCYAIREETMINWQATARTIAKKNARQIYYLSMEYLPGRLFVNNVTNLCSKDVVKLVLQKMNRSVRDIVEQEDDPGLGNGGLGRLASCLLDSLATHHYPAQAYGLRYQYGIFEQQLWDGVQVEAPDCWLLNEDPWEFRRDQRRVHVKFCGTPQTSYNIHGDEILELKDSEEVGALPYDIPIVGYSKNSDFSVVTLRLWSTKDSPRNFLLQRYNAGRLDQAAENTTLTDVLYPSDNTDIGKRIRLKQEFLLVSASIQDIVRHHLVHYENFRQFADKVRIQINDTHPSLVIAELIRILTKDHDLPWKMAVEITQACTGYTNHTILSEALEQWDRTLFYYLLPRQYRIIERLNQDFCNAVRARYPEDEERIRRLSIIENGKVRMANLAIVGSHKVNGVAKLHTEILKNSVFKDFYEFFPDKFVNITNGVTQRRWLLECNPELAKFITHRIGDKWITDFLTIKELAYFANDPDSQDEFLAIKKKNKLAFIDYLNRDNRLRDATGARVLPPPLIDVDSLFDVQVKRIHEYKRQLMNALHLIMLYQELIQNPNHERIKRTAIIGGKAAAGYETAKDIIRLIYCIARKVNHDPAVAGFLKVVYLENYNVTKAEIVIPASDLSEQISTAGTEASGTGNMKMAINGALTIGTRDGANIEMEEEITPQWWPFAFGCTADQIAQLKSTHSYHSRDIYESNPKIRKAVDALRDRTFAHTEEEHLVFSDLYHKLIEMHYGGEPDRYFMLKDLQSYYDTQLKVEELYKKPRKWAEYALNNIAGMGKFSTDFSIHNYAHLIWGIEPCPIDQELLDRVRYDYAAHNRCG
- a CDS encoding ABC transporter permease; this translates as MWNYVIRRLILLPFTLFCIVLVNFAIINLAPGDPVSFTEVSSEGQASKREDRSVAFSGDERYLQFREFYGLTLPILYNDWSSLSMSYVETTLWQLVNKRETAESKEEMPVKEYDALRVAFGDQSRFIMPHLVTIIEDPKTPAAIRQLAAHFFVRGGSRQGFIGSNLTPEQKAWNKRVAEDNLLLRSLPWRSTASKEEIDEKVQKIQRWYAANKAFYHLDPSGKEKTAIFFFETRFTKYMNRILHLDFGTLRNDSSKTVLSEVVKRFKYSLTLAIIPMFITFILCQFFGFLMAYKQRQWPDYTLNLFFLVLYAIPVFVVAPFLIEKVALHNTFPFTNIPIPISGFTNPDRIYNQETSYQRLFDILQHIALPILAIMYGSLAAQSRLSRTAVLEVLRQDYIRTARAKGVAPSLILFKHVGRNAAITIVTSLAGSLGVILGGSLIVETLFDINGFGKFFYDAILNRDYNVIMFSALAGSFLTLLGYLVADLAYMWLDPRITLD
- a CDS encoding ABC transporter permease: MKHKHSSSTYWQIVWKQFSRSRLALFALAIVCLFCLVGIYAPFLASSKPLMVRFDGQWYFPLFRYLFFPGFFTKPLDLFYNLLIFTFPLFLLALITLKNHPRSCFWTLVALLSIQGLLFGMILSRTPQDPAASPELNYAKQMQIQRRLAAERQSPLLTHPLLPSWERELSYMTPYAKLNLILRYQQREAQDRRLQRFEASYVKEAQNRGKTTSLPTLWRQDLLHAEADEARQKAVIEQNQASYAKAKALYALFADQCHKSAPSDKYQPLVKCDYLMKLSQQDNESFLEAKRTVDAFEKAQAQLAYLHDRSSWLKQQASQLQFKVMPLLRPFHWEDDAGGEQALNRHISWWELTRVNRKDMVAALIFGVRVSLSVGLLSIGLALLIGIPIGAMAGFYGGKVDMVTYRLIEIWESMPTFFMLLMIVAFLQSKSIFLVIIVIGLFGWTSFSRFIRGEFFRQKQLPYVEACHAQGFSNRYIMFSHLLPNAIPPLLTLVPFAVMGAITSEAGLSFLGLGEEGSSSWGVLMDEGRNAFPAESYLLWPPAILLTILLVSIALVGDALRDALDPKLH
- a CDS encoding ABC transporter substrate-binding protein translates to MNKEPISLYIFRFVLGLGLFAFMAMLYWSSALIEDQLKFLRSDLLQVKNDIFLLRTETEKIRTDVLKSLLEQRPATIYSPLQPTAQPLAKSTETGLSTNLLKPDFFYENTLPKLLGADFIPHGVRKEGSLGKPEHLLPFGKWVQVANWNGLCTTGLASQEVGKYETLTPDMAEKMELRQNAKGEPEYWLFLRKDVFWAPLQQNHFADSVVLAPHFLHRHPVTAHDFKFFFDAVMNPSIEEAQAISLRTYFSDIEEVRVIDDYTLVVRWKTEMIANEKGESEPKMKYLSKSLTGSLRPLASFVYKYFADGTKIIEDDSNPETYRINSIWAQNFSHHWAKNVIVSCGAWLFDGITDREIRFKRNNDYFDPHAALTEAYEIKLKDSFDGIWEEFKAGSLDLYEVPPNQQSELDRFLQSMPYAAQKQKGLGIKLLEFIGRSYTYIGWNQANPLFKSKKVRQALTMAIDRDRIIRQNLNGMGVQTTGTFFRFSPSYDESIQPYPFNPQKALQLLHEEGWYDSTGTGVLDKVINGQRVPFQFTLTYFVKNQTTKSICEYITTALKEIGISCKMDGVDLADLSAATDDKSFDALYLAWSLGTPPEDPRQLWYSTGAKEKGSSNFVGFANKEVDQIIDQLTYEYDSKKRIELYHRFNRIIYDEAPYTFLYTPKTLLAYRDYMQNVFIPADRQDLIPEANVGEPISSLFWIDDKRGLENQKK
- a CDS encoding sulfite exporter TauE/SafE family protein is translated as MTLFFTLLPLYLFGNIHCLGMCGPLVMMLGKHRYRFLYFGGRILSFSLAGLLAGEAGAVVQVFLKEYHLAEIISLICGLLIIYWGFSLLFHWKFFKGMAQWKSLAGLNKTLSSLLLKDTSGSTFLFGFLTVLLPCGQTLVVFSACALVGDGAIGLFNGFAFALLTTPSLILAMHAYTFFGKLKRHANTVLGISSIAVGILACCRGLAEMGWISHLILNPDSPTLYHIVIF